The Flavobacterium sp. IMCC34852 genome contains the following window.
ACCAATGAGCAAGGAAAATTTGAACTAAACCTCAAAATCCCGGGAAATCACACCATTATTTTTCAGTATTTAGGTTACAAAACCGCCAAACAAGTGGTTACGATAGATAAAACCCCTGTAACCATTGAGGTTGTTTTGGTGGAAGAAAACATCATCTTAAATGAAGTAGTCATCAATCCTAAAGACAATCCGGCCAACGAGATTATCCGCAAAGCCATTCAAAACAAAAAAGAAAACGCTGCCAAAACCGCCAAATACAAAGCCGATTTTTATTCGAGAGGTATCTTCAGAATTAAAGATGCTCCGAAAACTATCTTGGGACAAAAGTTTGATTTCTTTGATGAAGTTTTAGATTCTACCCGAAGTGGTATTCTGTATTTGTCTGAAACCGTTTCGAGGATTACCTTCCAAAAACCGGATAAAATGAAAGAGGTTATTGTGGCTTCCAAAGTGAGCGGCAATGACAACGGATTTAGTTTTAACAATGCGGCTTCGGTGAATTTTGATTTTTATGAAAATTATTTGCCTTTCGAAATCAATGTGGTTTCGCCTATTGCCGACAATGCATTCAATTATTACAAATACCAATTTGAAGGTTCTTTTTTTACAGAAAACCGCAAACAAATCAATAAAATCAAAGTCATTCCGCGTCGCAATACCGAACCGGTTATGGAAGGCTACATTTATATTGTTGACGATTCCTATGCCGTTTATGCCGTGGATTTATCCATCAAAGGAAACCAAATGCAAACGCCGGCTTTAGACCAATTAACTTTAAAACAAAGTTTCAGCTACAATACCAACAGTAAAATTTGGGTCAAAAATACCCAGACCATCGACTTTGTCGCAGGCATGCTCAGCATCAAACTCAACGGAAGGTTTACCTATGTATATTCGAATTTTGAATTTGAACCCGAAATTACCAAACGCACCTTCACCAATCAGGTGTTGGCTTTTGAAGAAAATGCCAATAAAAAAGAGGATGCGTTTTGGAATACCATTCGTCCGGTGCCACTGACCGAAGAAGAAACCACCGATTATTTGAAAAAAGACGTTTTGCAAACCAAAAAGAAATCGCAAACCTATTTGGATTCCATTGACAACAAGCGAAACAAATTTCGCCCAATGGATATTTTAAACGGTTACAGCTATCGCAATTCGTTTAAGAAATGGTCTATTGATTATGACGGACCGTTACTGTCGACTTCTTTTAATACGGTACAAGGTTGGCGAATGAATGCCGGATTATCGTATACCAAACGCAACGAAGAAAAAAGAACTTTCACCCGAATCGGCTCCCGATTTGACTATGGTTTTTCGGAAGAAAAAATCAGAGCAACGGTTAGTTTTGCCCATAAATTCAACAACCTCAACAATAGTTTCTTGTCCATTAACGCCGGAAGTTCGGTAAGCCAATTCAACAGTGCTAATCCAATTTCCAATATGGTCAATACGGTGAGTACTTTGTTTTTCAAGAACAATTTCATGAAGTTGTATGAGAAGAATTTTGCCTCCGTTTTTTTTGGCAGAGAAGTCGTAAATGGTTTTTACATGAATGCCAACGTAGAATATGCCGAAAGAAAACCGCTTTACAACACTACTGATTACACGGTCATCAAAAACGACGATTTATATTCTTCTAACAATCCGCTGAATGCTTTGGATGAAAGTTCGGCAGCCATCACAAAACACAATTTGGTTAAGGCCAATGTATTGATGCGTTTTAACTTCGGTCAAAAATATTGGTCAAGACCCGATGGAAAATTCAATATACCGAATGATGATTATCCGGCGCTTTCGTTGGGTTACGAAAAAGGATTAGCGGCTTCCGATAAAAATTATGAATACGATTTGATTATGGGAAGAGTGACTTATGATGTTACTTTGGGCAACAAAGGTTTTATGCAAATGAATTTCAAAGCCGGTAAATTCTTTAATGCCGACGGTATTTCGTTTGTGGATTATAAACATTTTAACGGAAACCAAACACATATAGGACAAACCGACAGTTATACTAATGTCTTTAACTTATTGCCGTACTATGCTGCCAGTACCAATGACAGCTATTTTGAAACCCATATCGAACACAATGACAAAGGGTATTTTATGAATAAATTGCCGTTGTTAAAACATTTACAATCGCAATTGGTTTTAGGCTTCCACAACTTGTCTGTTCCCGACAGAAAACCTTACCAAGAGTTTTCGATTGGATTGGATAATTTAGGCTTTGGAAAATTTAAGTTCTTGAGAGTTGATTACGTTCGTTCATACCAAAACGGTTTTCAAGGCGATGGTGTAATTTTCGGACTTAAATTTTTGAATGTATTCGAATAAACTATTTCAAAAAAACATCATACCCAAAACGCAACAGCGTTAGGATTACTACAAAAAGGAAAAACTTTCTAATGAAGGCATTTCCTTTTTTTATGGCCAATTTGGCGCCAATCCAACCGCCAAGTGCATTGCAAAAAGCCATCGGAATCGCAAAAGCCCAAATGATTTTACCTTTCATCACAAACAAGCAAATCGAACCGAAGTTGGTGGCCAGATTTACCATTTTAGCATTCGCAGAAGCATGAAGAAAATCAAACCCTAAAACCGAAACAAACCCTAAGACCAAAAAACTACCCGTTCCCGGACCGATAAATCCATCGTAAAAACCAACCAATACGCTGATGATAACTGCATAAAGTATTTGTTGTCGGTTCGAATGACTTTTGTCTTGGTGTTGCCCAAAGTTTTTCTTTTTAAAAGTATAAACCGCCAAACCAATCAGTATGAAAAACAACAGCGGTTTCATAAAATCATTGCTCACCACGTTCAGCAAAGCCGAACCGCAAAAAGCCGAACCAAAAGCCAAAATCGCCATTAGGGAAAGTAACTTCCAATTGAGCTGAACCTTTTTCAAATACTGAAAAGCCGCAAAACTGGTACCGCTGAAAGCCGGAATTTTAAGTGAGCCAATAATACTGGCCACCGACAAATTGGGCATCAAAATCATGGCCACCGGAGTTTGAATCAAACCGCCGCCGCCTACAATAGCGTCAACGAATCCGGCGAAGAAAGAAGCGATACAAAGTAAAACAATGATGTAGGTTTCCATAGGCTTAAAATGAAAAGAGGCACAATAATGCACCTCTATTTTCTATATTCTTTTCTCTATATTTTAAAATTAGACACGAACAATATTAGCGCCTAAAGCTCGAAGTCTTTCATCTATTCTTTCGTAACCTCGGTCGATTTGCTCGATGTTTTGAATGGTTGACGTTCCTTTAGCAGAAAGCGCTGCAATCAACAACGAAATTCCCGCACGAATATCCGGCGAAGACATTACTGTAGCTTTTAATTGCGATTGGAAATTATGTCCCATTACCACCGCTCGGTGCGGATCACACAACATGATTTTGGCTCCCATATCGATTAACTTATCGACAAAGAACAAACGGCTTTCAAACATTTTTTGGTGAATCAACACATCGCCATTGGCTTGTGTGGCAACCACCAAAACAATACTCAACAAATCCGGAGTAAAGCCCGGCCAAGGTGCATCGGCTATGGTTAAAATCGAACCGTCGATATCGGTTTTCACCGTATATCCTTTGGTATGAGCCGGAATATAAATATCGTCACCTTTGCGTTCTAAAGTAATCCCCAATTTTCTGAAGACACTCGGAATTACACCTAAGTTTTCCCAACTCACATTTTTAATAGTAATCTCACTGCGCGTCATGGCTGCCAATCCAATCCAAGAACCGATTTCAATCATATCCGGTAAGATTCGATGTTCGCATCCGCCTAATTTTTCAACGCCTTCAATGGTCAATAAGTTTGAACCCACTCCGGTGATTTTGGCACCCATGGAATTTAACATTTTACACAATTGTTGCAAGTAAGGTTCGCAAGCCGCGTTGTATATTGTGGTGGTTCCTTCGGCTAAAACAGCAGCCATTACGATATTGGCCGTTCCGGTAACCGAAGCTTCATCAAGCAACATATAAGTGCCTTTTAAACGGGTTTTGGTTTCTACGCCGTAAAAGTGATCTTCTCTTTCGTAACGGAATTTAGCTCCCAAATTAATAAACCCTTCAAAGTGGGTATCCAATCTTCTTCTGCCTATTTTATCACCACCCGGTTTCGGTATGTATCCGCAACCAAAACGGGCTAAAAGTGGCCCGACTATCATGATCGAACCTCTTAAACTACCGCCTTCTTTTTTAAAGGCTTCGGTTTTTAAATAATCTACATTAACTTCATCGGCTTGGAAAGTGTAATCACCCGGACCGTTTTTTTGGATTTTGACCCCCAAATTCCCCAACAAAACAATCAGTTTGTTTACGTCGATAATGTCGGGAATGTTGGTAACTCTTACCTTTTCCGAGGTTAATAATGCCGGACATAAAACTTGTAACGCTTCATTCTTGGCTCCTTGTGGTTGTACTTCTCCTTTTAATTGGATGCCGCCTTCTATTTTAAAAGTTCCCATATTTTTTTGTTGTCGGTTGTCGGTTGTTGGTTGTCGGTTGATCGGTGTAACAGACAACTGATAACAGACAACTATTTCTGATTATTGTTATTATTTTTCTGGAAAGGTTTCTTCCCGTTTTTGTTGCTCTTGATTTTGTTGTTTTGTTGCGGTTGGTTTTTGTTGGACATCTTTTTGTTGGTACGCATCAAATCGTTGGTTTTCAACAATTCTTCGGTACTTTGCAACAAGTTCAGTCTTCCTTCTGACAACTCATACAAATGCTCAAAAATTACGGTATCGGTCACCGTGTCTTTGTTCCAACTCAAATAGGATTTCTTCATGTGATTGGCAATCACTTTGACCAAAGCATTCTTCATCTCGCCTTCTTCCCAACTGTTGGCTACATCAATCATGTATTTGATATTGTTGCCGTAAAAACGGTATTTCGGATTTTTTTGCGGGTAAGGCAAACGCTCCGGCTTCAGGTTAATCACATCGCGCGTCGGAATGGGATAAGGCGAATCCACATCCAATCTAAAATCGGACATGATAAAAATCTGATCCCATAATTTGTGCTGAAAATCGGGCACATCACGCAAATGCGGATTCAAACTGCCCATCACCTGAATGATGTATTTGGCCGCTTTGTTTCGCTCTTCTCTATCGGCGATTAAAGTAGCTTGGTCAATCAATTTCTGCAAATGACGCCCGTATTCCGGAATAATCAAATGCGGTCTTTCGGCATTGTATTCCAAATGGTAGACCACATCATTAGCATTCTCTTTTATATATTTTTCGGCCATTATAATGAAATTATTCCTTCTATATTTGAAACTTCGATGTATTTCTCCACTACACTTTCCGGGCTTTCCATCATCACATTTACCGAAAGACTCGTGTATTTCCCGGTTTTGGATTGGGTGGTTTGTATCACGGCACCCAAATTGTCAAAAGCATTCTCTACTTCTTCAATCTTCTTGGGGTCAGTGGGCACGATAAATTTATACAAATATTCTGTAGGCCAGGTTGAAGTATTGTTCAGCTCTTCGCGTAATCGGGTATAAAATTCTTGGGTTTTCTTGTCCATTCATCAAAAAATAAAAGCAAATATACAGTATTGATTTCAGATTCGGAGAAGAATTCCTTGGGTTTGTTTTATTTTTTTGAACGAAAGGTTCGGGTCGTTTCAGCAAGCCTTATTCCCGCTTTCCGTCTCGTTGGAAACGAAACTCCAATCGGGGTTATGAGAGAAACTATTCGCTCTTTTGGCCACGACCGAAATAAAAACTTCAAACACTTTTATTTTTCTGATTTGTTTCAATAAATTTGCCCCTTATTTCCAAAAATTTTGAAAAAGGAACTCATTGTCATAACCGGCGGTCCCGGCACCGGAAAAACCACCATTATCGATTCTTTAATCGAACAAGGTTATGCGTGTTTTCCCGAAATTTCAAGACAAGTAACCCTGGAAGCCAAAAAACAAGGCATCGAACAATTGTTTCTCGAAAAACCTTTGCTCTTTAGCGAATTATTACTCGAAGGGAGAAGAAAACAACACCAACAAGCTATTGAAGATGTAGCCGAATTGGTTTTCCTCGACCGCGGTATTCCCGATATTTTAGCCTATATGCATTACATCGGCGACAGTTATCCGGCGTTTTTTGATCATGCTTGCAGAGAGCATCAATATTCCAAAATTTTTGTTCTTCCGCCATGGGAAGAAATTTACGAAAGTGACGAAGCCCGTTACGAAAACTTTGAACAAGCCAAACTCATCTTTGACCATCTTTTAGAAACCTACCAAAAATACGGTTACGAACTCATTGAAGTGCCGCGCGGTACAGTGGAAGAGCGTATTCAGTTTATCTTGAGTCAGCTTGCTTAATACACTTTTGTTGTAATTACAACTCAATCTTATTTTATACCTTTATACCATAAACTGAGTTAACTCATAACTCATAACTCATAACTCACAACTTGGATAGACCACTCGAAATCCTAACTAAATACTGGAAACACGACGCTTTTCGCGAACCGCAAGAAGCCATTATTGCTTCGGTATTAGAAGGTAAAGACACTTTTGCCTTGATGCCGACCGGTGGTGGAAAATCGATTTGTTTCCAAGTTCCGGGTATGATGATGGAAGGCATTTGTTTGGTGATTTCTCCACTCATTGCCTTGATGAAAGACCAAGTCCAAAATTTACAAAACAAAGGCATTAAAGCCATTGCCTTAACCGGTGGAATTCGCCAAGAGGAAATTATCGATTTGCTCGATAATTGTCAGTTTGGAAATTACAAATTCCTCTATCTTTCTCCCGAACGCTTGCAAAACGACTGGATTTTGGAACGCATAAAAAATCTCTCGATAAATCTTATCGCTATTGATGAAGCGCATTGTGTTTCGCAATGGGGACATGATTTCCGTCCGGCCTATTT
Protein-coding sequences here:
- a CDS encoding DUF493 family protein; translated protein: MDKKTQEFYTRLREELNNTSTWPTEYLYKFIVPTDPKKIEEVENAFDNLGAVIQTTQSKTGKYTSLSVNVMMESPESVVEKYIEVSNIEGIISL
- a CDS encoding DUF5686 and carboxypeptidase regulatory-like domain-containing protein, with translation MLKKLLYAFTLLLTIVTNAQVKGKVTDEKGVPLPFVNIFEENTYNGTTTNEQGKFELNLKIPGNHTIIFQYLGYKTAKQVVTIDKTPVTIEVVLVEENIILNEVVINPKDNPANEIIRKAIQNKKENAAKTAKYKADFYSRGIFRIKDAPKTILGQKFDFFDEVLDSTRSGILYLSETVSRITFQKPDKMKEVIVASKVSGNDNGFSFNNAASVNFDFYENYLPFEINVVSPIADNAFNYYKYQFEGSFFTENRKQINKIKVIPRRNTEPVMEGYIYIVDDSYAVYAVDLSIKGNQMQTPALDQLTLKQSFSYNTNSKIWVKNTQTIDFVAGMLSIKLNGRFTYVYSNFEFEPEITKRTFTNQVLAFEENANKKEDAFWNTIRPVPLTEEETTDYLKKDVLQTKKKSQTYLDSIDNKRNKFRPMDILNGYSYRNSFKKWSIDYDGPLLSTSFNTVQGWRMNAGLSYTKRNEEKRTFTRIGSRFDYGFSEEKIRATVSFAHKFNNLNNSFLSINAGSSVSQFNSANPISNMVNTVSTLFFKNNFMKLYEKNFASVFFGREVVNGFYMNANVEYAERKPLYNTTDYTVIKNDDLYSSNNPLNALDESSAAITKHNLVKANVLMRFNFGQKYWSRPDGKFNIPNDDYPALSLGYEKGLAASDKNYEYDLIMGRVTYDVTLGNKGFMQMNFKAGKFFNADGISFVDYKHFNGNQTHIGQTDSYTNVFNLLPYYAASTNDSYFETHIEHNDKGYFMNKLPLLKHLQSQLVLGFHNLSVPDRKPYQEFSIGLDNLGFGKFKFLRVDYVRSYQNGFQGDGVIFGLKFLNVFE
- a CDS encoding DUF4290 domain-containing protein → MAEKYIKENANDVVYHLEYNAERPHLIIPEYGRHLQKLIDQATLIADREERNKAAKYIIQVMGSLNPHLRDVPDFQHKLWDQIFIMSDFRLDVDSPYPIPTRDVINLKPERLPYPQKNPKYRFYGNNIKYMIDVANSWEEGEMKNALVKVIANHMKKSYLSWNKDTVTDTVIFEHLYELSEGRLNLLQSTEELLKTNDLMRTNKKMSNKNQPQQNNKIKSNKNGKKPFQKNNNNNQK
- the murA gene encoding UDP-N-acetylglucosamine 1-carboxyvinyltransferase, producing the protein MGTFKIEGGIQLKGEVQPQGAKNEALQVLCPALLTSEKVRVTNIPDIIDVNKLIVLLGNLGVKIQKNGPGDYTFQADEVNVDYLKTEAFKKEGGSLRGSIMIVGPLLARFGCGYIPKPGGDKIGRRRLDTHFEGFINLGAKFRYEREDHFYGVETKTRLKGTYMLLDEASVTGTANIVMAAVLAEGTTTIYNAACEPYLQQLCKMLNSMGAKITGVGSNLLTIEGVEKLGGCEHRILPDMIEIGSWIGLAAMTRSEITIKNVSWENLGVIPSVFRKLGITLERKGDDIYIPAHTKGYTVKTDIDGSILTIADAPWPGFTPDLLSIVLVVATQANGDVLIHQKMFESRLFFVDKLIDMGAKIMLCDPHRAVVMGHNFQSQLKATVMSSPDIRAGISLLIAALSAKGTSTIQNIEQIDRGYERIDERLRALGANIVRV
- a CDS encoding AAA family ATPase, which translates into the protein MKKELIVITGGPGTGKTTIIDSLIEQGYACFPEISRQVTLEAKKQGIEQLFLEKPLLFSELLLEGRRKQHQQAIEDVAELVFLDRGIPDILAYMHYIGDSYPAFFDHACREHQYSKIFVLPPWEEIYESDEARYENFEQAKLIFDHLLETYQKYGYELIEVPRGTVEERIQFILSQLA
- a CDS encoding sulfite exporter TauE/SafE family protein, with protein sequence METYIIVLLCIASFFAGFVDAIVGGGGLIQTPVAMILMPNLSVASIIGSLKIPAFSGTSFAAFQYLKKVQLNWKLLSLMAILAFGSAFCGSALLNVVSNDFMKPLLFFILIGLAVYTFKKKNFGQHQDKSHSNRQQILYAVIISVLVGFYDGFIGPGTGSFLVLGFVSVLGFDFLHASANAKMVNLATNFGSICLFVMKGKIIWAFAIPMAFCNALGGWIGAKLAIKKGNAFIRKFFLFVVILTLLRFGYDVFLK